Proteins encoded by one window of Chondromyces crocatus:
- a CDS encoding PQQ-binding-like beta-propeller repeat protein — protein MSHDALLSPPLVLPEGLRLEGVSGAPRGRLPEAVEAVLLGGDVQHAWVIAGEYAVRVEAREGAVVDPVVSERHRWLRHASRAGGVVLRAWEGEGRERRLRVLEGDGSVREVMLPEMSKPRARIQEAFDEIVVGRDVVVARRGNQVFLVEPVDGTVRAQVRFRGRPLRVALAPDEGSFALWCEARVELRDAVDGRLRWRADEVRPFHEAWLHLVFEPAGGHVLVEAQAPGSVAGQGRVMLALDAATGVKAWSLALEPGWERVRLLCVDAGEGRAACVMERRVVFYEVARGALAETCVFVEEGGQIPEATLAGGLLVVAGDQTWGRISLEGRSLEPPACHRGAVGAVVLSPEGGKLATVDGEHAVRVWREDGTWLAGIEGPVAFVVWLDAETLMAVAGDGRARAFATDGSLLAEEVLAGWAIEAACVAAGGEAVVVVGRPHGGEGRSVVRCLRKGQTLEAMAHWTIPERHGAGAVVAASGEVVVLLASGTKRWIVRLDPETLAERRRTELPVQVEVKRDESWSIASSLGGWSVDRAGTTLLTRLSNRGGLVRWDLALDAAGPELPASRTDDPDVRSALGKRWAIWRLWTRVQVRDAVTGEVRATVAFAPGGDVASSVELSHDERTMFIGTRSGGVLRVRIEME, from the coding sequence GTGAGCCATGATGCCCTTCTGAGCCCTCCGCTCGTCCTTCCCGAGGGCCTCCGGCTGGAGGGGGTGTCCGGTGCGCCGCGCGGGCGGCTTCCGGAGGCGGTCGAGGCGGTGCTGCTGGGCGGGGACGTGCAGCATGCCTGGGTGATCGCGGGGGAGTACGCGGTGCGCGTCGAGGCGCGTGAGGGGGCGGTCGTGGACCCTGTGGTCAGCGAGCGGCACAGATGGCTCCGCCACGCGAGCAGGGCGGGAGGGGTCGTGCTGCGCGCGTGGGAGGGGGAGGGCCGGGAGCGGCGGCTGCGCGTGCTGGAGGGGGATGGCAGCGTGCGGGAGGTGATGCTCCCCGAGATGTCGAAGCCGCGCGCGAGGATCCAGGAGGCGTTCGACGAGATCGTGGTGGGGCGTGACGTGGTGGTCGCGCGGCGCGGGAACCAGGTGTTCCTGGTGGAGCCTGTGGATGGCACCGTGCGCGCGCAGGTGCGCTTTCGAGGGAGGCCTCTCCGGGTCGCGCTGGCGCCGGACGAGGGGTCGTTCGCGCTGTGGTGCGAGGCGCGTGTGGAGCTGCGGGATGCGGTGGACGGGAGGCTGCGGTGGCGCGCGGACGAGGTGCGGCCGTTTCACGAGGCGTGGCTGCATCTGGTGTTCGAGCCGGCAGGGGGGCATGTGCTGGTAGAGGCACAGGCGCCGGGGAGCGTGGCGGGACAGGGGCGGGTGATGCTCGCGCTCGATGCGGCGACGGGGGTGAAGGCGTGGTCGCTTGCGCTGGAGCCGGGCTGGGAACGGGTGCGTCTGCTCTGCGTGGACGCGGGCGAGGGACGCGCGGCCTGCGTGATGGAGCGGCGGGTGGTGTTCTACGAGGTTGCGCGCGGGGCGCTCGCGGAGACCTGCGTGTTCGTCGAGGAGGGGGGGCAGATCCCGGAGGCGACGCTGGCGGGAGGGCTGCTGGTCGTGGCGGGGGACCAGACGTGGGGGCGGATCTCGCTGGAGGGGCGGTCGCTGGAGCCACCGGCGTGTCACCGGGGGGCGGTGGGCGCGGTGGTGCTGAGCCCCGAGGGGGGGAAGCTGGCGACGGTCGATGGGGAGCACGCGGTGCGGGTGTGGCGCGAGGACGGGACGTGGCTTGCGGGAATCGAGGGGCCCGTGGCGTTCGTGGTCTGGCTCGATGCCGAGACGCTGATGGCGGTGGCGGGCGATGGGAGGGCGCGCGCTTTTGCGACAGACGGGTCGCTCCTGGCGGAGGAGGTGCTCGCGGGCTGGGCGATCGAGGCGGCTTGTGTGGCGGCGGGTGGGGAGGCCGTGGTGGTGGTCGGGAGGCCGCACGGGGGTGAGGGGCGGAGCGTGGTGCGCTGTCTCCGCAAGGGCCAGACGCTGGAGGCGATGGCGCACTGGACGATCCCGGAGCGGCATGGGGCGGGGGCGGTGGTCGCGGCGAGCGGGGAGGTGGTGGTGCTGCTCGCCTCGGGGACGAAGCGGTGGATCGTGCGCCTGGATCCCGAGACGCTGGCGGAGCGGCGTCGCACGGAGCTGCCCGTGCAGGTGGAGGTGAAGCGGGACGAGAGCTGGTCGATCGCGAGCTCGCTCGGGGGCTGGTCGGTGGACCGGGCAGGGACGACACTGCTGACGCGGCTGTCCAACCGAGGGGGGCTGGTGCGATGGGACCTCGCACTGGACGCGGCGGGGCCCGAGCTGCCGGCGTCGCGCACCGACGATCCCGATGTGCGGTCGGCGCTGGGCAAGCGCTGGGCGATCTGGCGGCTCTGGACGCGGGTGCAAGTGCGGGATGCGGTGACGGGTGAGGTGCGGGCGACGGTGGCGTTCGCTCCAGGAGGGGATGTGGCGTCGAGCGTGGAGCTGTCGCACGACGAGCGCACGATGTTCATCGGGACCCGGAGTGGGGGCGTGCTGCGGGTGCGCATCGAGATGGAGTGA
- a CDS encoding DUF6968 family protein: MSERKKPSERWIARAELVHERADGPLKKVVIEIAAPTRASKHDSHECRFRITGLYAQPVDQVMYGDGSFQALVLCIQKIGIEIAIAKKRRNLAWPDEEGGELGFPFDLYEDKRSSDESSFLCEPDMSLRDAILAELDRVKTEPQKAAKALRRLRLHCIALDYADAAIKCIQGELAATRLLQDDDKVDRLIRILAHAQPTAENLLAAAFTLAKQGRAQEARKQLLRASAVAERGSGTYMRISKALLSLRAHQSTSETNSSDDDEVAEGMKPR; encoded by the coding sequence ATGTCAGAAAGAAAGAAGCCTTCGGAGCGATGGATAGCGCGGGCTGAACTCGTTCATGAACGTGCTGATGGGCCGCTCAAAAAGGTCGTCATCGAGATCGCCGCCCCCACCAGAGCAAGCAAGCACGATTCCCACGAGTGCAGATTTCGCATCACGGGCCTGTATGCGCAACCTGTCGACCAGGTGATGTATGGCGACGGGAGCTTCCAGGCACTCGTCCTATGCATACAAAAAATCGGCATCGAGATCGCGATTGCAAAAAAACGGCGTAATCTGGCGTGGCCAGACGAAGAGGGAGGCGAGCTGGGATTTCCGTTCGATCTCTATGAGGACAAGCGGTCGTCTGACGAGTCGTCATTTCTGTGTGAACCGGACATGTCCCTCAGAGACGCAATTCTGGCGGAGCTGGATCGAGTGAAAACGGAGCCCCAGAAGGCCGCCAAGGCCCTCAGGCGTCTCCGGTTGCATTGTATTGCGCTGGATTATGCTGATGCCGCAATCAAGTGTATACAAGGGGAACTCGCGGCGACTCGTCTGTTGCAAGATGACGACAAGGTGGACCGGCTGATACGGATCCTGGCACATGCACAGCCGACCGCCGAGAACTTGCTTGCTGCGGCATTCACGTTGGCGAAGCAAGGGCGGGCCCAGGAGGCACGGAAGCAACTTCTGAGAGCATCTGCTGTGGCCGAGAGGGGATCAGGGACGTACATGCGAATATCGAAGGCTCTTCTCTCACTGCGAGCACATCAATCTACGTCGGAGACGAATAGTTCAGACGACGACGAGGTGGCGGAGGGAATGAAACCGCGCTGA
- a CDS encoding RHS repeat-associated core domain-containing protein → MHTVDGDPLPEVTIALLDHPEHGTTRTFADGGFTMVARGGGSLVVTYEADGFLPAARRIDVPWQGYAQAPDVVLVPLDPQVTPIDLDTAPPYAEARGSVVTDADGTRQATVLFPPGTTADLLFPDGTLQPISTLSLRATEYTVGARGPAAMPGELPPTSGYTYAVELSADEALAAGAVSVVFNQAIPFYVDNFLGFPAGTVVPMGYYDRARAAWIPSENGRVVEIVEVSGSLAVLDTNGDGEPDDSATLDALGITPEEQAKLAALYAPGHSLWRVPIQHFTPWDANWPYGFPADACVPLSLTCSMEGGEGEGDGGGDESRDPDRSEPEPSACEERGSIIDCENQVLGEALPIAGTPFSLHYRSDRAAGHGARSTLTIPLARGGVPASVKRIELHIDIAGRHMEQSFACPCAPSSETTFSWDGKDAFGRETQGEQPITVRIGYAYEGVYQAPRDSAPAFGAFASEDIAYSRTRSDVIAWKRWQGRLGGLTASALGLGGWTVDVHHVYSPSAEVLYLGDGRRRTGAALGTELRTVAGKGGTTGALGDGGPAVSAPLDTVSGVAVGPDGSVYLSSTGQARVRRVDPEGLIWPVAGTGVSGGGGDGGPALQAQVQAPRGLALGSDGSLYVAEQGGHRVRKIAVDGTITTVAGNGTAGFSGDGGPATQAQLRNPFSVAVTEDGTLFIADTQNHRIRRVGLDGTITTVAGTGTAGFSGDGGLATEARLGSPRGVVVARDGGLFVVDHDNHRIRQVDRRGRITSFAGTGVAGTTGDGGPARAARLRNPTAAVLDGEGTLYVADSTGYLIRRITPAGVIHPVAGTGSCCDVPLPEGERALVARVGTIAQLALGPDGGLYTAEMVLHRVRRIARSPLPGVALTEVAIPTEDARKAYVFSGTGRHLRTIEVRTGATLLGFQYDPAGLLTAIQDGDGALLTISRGVGGMATALTGAFGQTTTLSVDGEGLLAVVRNPAGESDALGYDARGLLTRRTDALGREHSFAYDNLGRLTQDSDPAGGSKSLTRSGAGSGRAVSVTTALGRSTTYAVQRPGAADVQRSVTNSAGLMGTKGPGADGQTAMLLPDGRTVRWSLAPDPVFGMLAPYRKQESVTTPGGRTLTVTRARSAMLSNPADPSSFTSLQDMTNINGKLFVDIYQRNTRTTTRTTPAGRSFVTTMDLQGRVEQIVVAGMHPVQLTYGPHGRLDAMTQGMRTITHAYGPHGFRVSTTDPLGQVEGFVVDPVGRVQEALRPDGDVVLYGHDLVGNLVSVTPPGRPAHSFGYNAVDLRASYTPPPPAAGGTTSTQWGHDLDGQLATTTLPGGATLTHARDAAGRLAELTFAGGAVARTYHPTTGKLATITGPAGVDLTFSHDGELLTSVTWTGVISGTIHQGYDNNLKLAQEQVNGGHTVVFGRDLDGLLTSAGPLTFTRDPQKGLLTRITIGHVVETLSHDAYGEIVGRSVMVDGFALMTVAYSRDLLGRIVEKTETLSGITHVTGYDYDLAGRLREVYLDSSLALHIDHDENGNHLARVTPDAVVEGHFDAQDRLLSQGDLTFTFDDAGTLQNRIDTATGDTTNYSYDDLGNLRQVMLPGGTLIDYVVDGLGRRVGKRIGGALSQGWLYRDKLQPAAELGPTGAVVAHFIYGDRINVPEVMVREGAVYRLITDHVGSVRLVVHVASGFIAQRIEYDEFGRVLLDTNPGFQPFGFAGGLYDHDTSLVRFGARDYDAETGRWTSKDPLLFEGGDTNLYAYAAGDPNNFADPTGHVAIAVIAPMLAPAMEYLLYVIGAGILVSSPTTPIEDVCAWVKPYVDPSWRDKCAKIKDICIDDCCEAMSPYQCDGSPYHRCMKECLDQYGCWGIQY, encoded by the coding sequence GTGCACACCGTCGACGGCGACCCGTTGCCCGAGGTGACCATCGCGCTGCTCGATCACCCCGAGCACGGCACGACGCGCACGTTTGCGGATGGCGGGTTCACGATGGTGGCTCGAGGGGGCGGCTCACTCGTGGTCACCTATGAGGCCGACGGGTTCTTACCAGCAGCGCGTCGGATCGATGTTCCGTGGCAAGGCTACGCTCAGGCCCCGGATGTGGTGCTCGTGCCGCTCGATCCGCAGGTCACGCCGATCGATCTCGATACCGCCCCTCCCTATGCCGAAGCCCGCGGCAGCGTCGTCACCGATGCGGACGGCACGCGCCAGGCGACGGTGCTCTTTCCGCCAGGTACGACAGCCGATCTCCTCTTTCCGGATGGAACGCTCCAGCCGATCAGCACGCTGAGCTTACGCGCCACGGAGTACACGGTCGGTGCGCGGGGCCCAGCGGCGATGCCCGGGGAGCTGCCGCCGACGAGCGGGTACACGTACGCCGTCGAGCTGAGCGCGGATGAGGCGCTCGCAGCAGGGGCAGTGAGCGTGGTGTTCAACCAGGCGATCCCGTTCTATGTCGACAATTTCCTCGGGTTCCCTGCCGGTACGGTGGTGCCCATGGGCTACTACGACCGCGCACGGGCGGCGTGGATCCCGTCGGAGAATGGGCGTGTCGTCGAGATCGTCGAGGTCTCGGGCAGTCTCGCCGTGCTCGACACGAACGGCGATGGCGAGCCAGACGACAGCGCGACGCTCGATGCGCTGGGGATCACGCCAGAGGAGCAAGCGAAGCTCGCAGCGCTCTACGCGCCCGGCCATTCGCTGTGGCGGGTGCCGATCCAGCATTTCACACCGTGGGATGCGAACTGGCCGTACGGATTTCCGGCGGATGCCTGTGTGCCGCTGAGCCTGACCTGCTCGATGGAGGGGGGCGAGGGCGAGGGCGATGGCGGAGGGGATGAAAGCCGTGATCCCGACCGGAGTGAGCCCGAGCCGAGCGCTTGCGAGGAGCGAGGCTCGATCATCGATTGCGAGAACCAGGTGCTCGGGGAGGCGCTGCCCATCGCTGGGACCCCGTTCTCGTTGCACTACCGGAGTGATCGCGCTGCGGGTCACGGTGCGCGGAGTACGCTGACGATTCCTCTCGCCCGGGGAGGTGTTCCGGCTTCGGTGAAGCGTATCGAGCTGCACATCGACATCGCGGGGCGGCACATGGAGCAGTCGTTCGCTTGTCCTTGCGCGCCGAGCAGCGAGACGACCTTCTCCTGGGACGGCAAGGATGCTTTCGGGCGGGAGACGCAGGGGGAGCAGCCGATCACGGTGCGGATCGGGTACGCCTACGAGGGCGTGTACCAGGCGCCGCGGGATTCAGCGCCAGCCTTCGGGGCGTTCGCGAGCGAGGACATCGCCTACAGCCGCACGCGCAGTGACGTGATCGCGTGGAAGCGATGGCAAGGTCGGCTCGGAGGGCTCACGGCGTCGGCGCTGGGGCTCGGCGGGTGGACGGTGGATGTGCACCACGTCTACAGCCCGAGCGCGGAGGTGCTCTACCTGGGGGATGGGCGGCGGCGCACGGGGGCTGCGCTGGGCACGGAGCTGCGGACGGTCGCGGGCAAGGGGGGGACCACGGGGGCGCTCGGAGATGGGGGGCCTGCGGTCAGCGCGCCGCTGGATACGGTCTCCGGGGTGGCGGTGGGACCGGATGGGAGCGTGTACCTGAGCTCCACGGGGCAGGCGCGCGTTCGGCGGGTGGATCCGGAGGGGTTGATCTGGCCGGTCGCGGGCACGGGGGTGAGCGGCGGTGGGGGAGACGGCGGGCCGGCCTTGCAGGCGCAGGTGCAGGCGCCGAGGGGGCTGGCCCTGGGCTCGGACGGGAGCCTGTACGTCGCGGAGCAAGGTGGCCATCGGGTGCGCAAGATCGCGGTGGATGGGACCATCACCACGGTCGCTGGAAACGGGACGGCGGGCTTCTCGGGGGATGGGGGGCCGGCGACGCAAGCGCAGCTCCGGAATCCGTTCAGCGTTGCGGTGACCGAGGACGGGACGCTGTTCATCGCCGACACGCAGAACCACCGGATCCGGCGGGTGGGGCTGGATGGGACGATCACGACGGTGGCGGGGACCGGAACTGCAGGGTTCTCGGGAGATGGCGGGCTGGCGACGGAGGCACGCCTCGGGAGTCCTCGCGGGGTCGTCGTCGCGCGGGATGGTGGTTTGTTCGTTGTCGACCACGACAACCACCGGATCCGGCAGGTGGATCGGCGCGGGAGGATCACGAGCTTCGCGGGGACAGGTGTCGCGGGAACGACCGGGGATGGAGGGCCGGCGCGCGCGGCGCGGTTGCGGAATCCGACGGCCGCGGTGCTGGATGGGGAAGGGACGCTCTACGTGGCGGATAGCACGGGCTACCTGATCCGGAGGATCACGCCCGCAGGGGTGATCCACCCGGTCGCCGGCACGGGGAGCTGCTGTGATGTGCCCTTGCCCGAAGGGGAGCGGGCCCTGGTCGCTCGTGTCGGCACGATCGCTCAGCTTGCGCTGGGGCCCGATGGGGGTCTGTACACGGCCGAGATGGTGCTGCACCGGGTGCGGCGCATCGCGCGCTCGCCACTGCCCGGGGTGGCGCTCACCGAGGTGGCCATCCCGACGGAGGATGCGCGGAAGGCGTACGTGTTCAGCGGGACGGGGCGGCACCTGCGCACGATCGAGGTGCGGACGGGGGCGACGCTGCTGGGGTTTCAGTACGATCCGGCGGGGCTGCTCACAGCGATTCAAGACGGGGACGGGGCGCTGCTGACGATCTCGCGCGGCGTCGGCGGGATGGCCACGGCACTCACTGGAGCGTTCGGGCAGACCACCACGCTGAGTGTCGATGGGGAGGGGTTGCTGGCCGTCGTGAGGAACCCGGCCGGCGAGAGCGACGCCCTCGGCTACGACGCCCGCGGGCTGCTGACGCGAAGGACCGATGCGCTCGGTCGTGAGCACAGCTTTGCGTACGACAACCTGGGACGGCTCACGCAAGACAGCGATCCTGCTGGCGGGAGCAAGTCGCTGACGCGGAGTGGGGCCGGGAGCGGGCGTGCCGTGAGCGTGACGACGGCGCTCGGTCGCAGCACCACGTATGCGGTGCAGCGCCCGGGGGCGGCTGATGTGCAACGTAGCGTCACCAACAGCGCCGGGCTGATGGGGACGAAAGGTCCTGGTGCCGATGGACAGACGGCGATGCTGCTTCCGGACGGGCGCACGGTGCGCTGGTCGCTGGCGCCGGATCCGGTGTTCGGGATGCTCGCGCCTTACCGGAAGCAGGAGAGTGTCACCACACCGGGAGGACGCACGCTCACCGTGACGCGGGCTCGCAGCGCCATGCTGTCGAACCCTGCCGACCCATCCAGTTTCACGTCACTCCAGGACATGACGAACATCAACGGAAAGTTGTTCGTCGACATCTACCAACGCAATACGCGCACGACGACACGCACGACACCGGCAGGCCGGAGCTTCGTCACGACGATGGATCTGCAAGGTCGGGTCGAGCAGATCGTGGTAGCAGGAATGCATCCCGTGCAGCTCACCTACGGGCCTCACGGGCGCCTCGACGCCATGACGCAGGGAATGCGCACCATCACGCATGCCTACGGTCCGCACGGGTTTCGGGTCAGCACGACCGATCCGCTGGGGCAGGTGGAGGGGTTCGTCGTCGATCCGGTGGGGCGCGTGCAGGAGGCGCTGCGGCCGGATGGTGACGTGGTGCTCTACGGTCATGACCTCGTCGGGAACCTCGTCTCGGTGACACCGCCGGGCCGACCTGCACACAGCTTCGGGTACAACGCGGTCGATCTGCGGGCATCGTACACCCCACCGCCGCCGGCCGCTGGGGGGACGACATCGACGCAATGGGGCCATGATCTCGACGGTCAGCTCGCCACGACGACCCTGCCTGGCGGCGCGACGCTGACCCATGCGCGGGATGCGGCGGGACGCCTTGCCGAGCTGACGTTTGCCGGGGGAGCCGTCGCGCGGACGTACCACCCGACCACAGGCAAGCTCGCGACGATCACGGGTCCTGCTGGCGTCGATTTGACCTTTTCCCACGACGGGGAATTGCTCACCTCGGTCACCTGGACAGGGGTCATCAGCGGCACCATCCATCAGGGTTACGACAACAATCTAAAGCTCGCGCAGGAGCAGGTGAACGGCGGGCACACCGTGGTGTTTGGGCGAGATCTCGACGGGCTGCTCACGAGTGCTGGACCGCTTACCTTCACGCGCGATCCTCAGAAAGGCTTGCTCACACGGATCACCATCGGGCACGTGGTCGAGACGCTGAGCCACGATGCGTATGGCGAGATCGTCGGGCGAAGCGTGATGGTCGATGGCTTTGCCCTGATGACGGTCGCCTACAGCCGCGATCTGCTCGGTCGCATCGTCGAGAAGACCGAGACGCTGAGTGGCATTACCCACGTCACCGGCTACGACTACGATCTCGCGGGCCGTCTTCGCGAGGTCTACCTCGACAGCAGTCTGGCACTTCACATCGACCACGACGAGAATGGGAATCACCTCGCTCGTGTCACGCCCGATGCCGTGGTCGAAGGGCACTTCGATGCGCAGGATCGTTTGCTCTCCCAGGGAGATCTCACCTTCACCTTCGACGACGCGGGCACCCTACAGAACCGCATCGATACTGCGACCGGCGACACCACGAACTACAGCTACGACGACCTCGGCAACCTGCGCCAGGTGATGTTGCCTGGCGGAACGTTGATCGACTACGTGGTCGATGGTCTCGGACGCCGTGTCGGCAAGCGGATCGGTGGGGCGTTGAGTCAGGGTTGGCTTTACCGCGACAAGCTTCAGCCGGCTGCGGAGCTCGGTCCGACCGGCGCGGTCGTAGCCCACTTCATCTACGGCGACAGGATCAATGTCCCGGAGGTGATGGTCAGAGAAGGCGCCGTGTATCGACTCATCACCGACCATGTCGGTAGCGTGCGTCTTGTCGTCCATGTCGCGTCGGGATTTATTGCTCAGCGCATCGAATACGATGAATTCGGTCGGGTCTTGCTCGACACCAACCCTGGTTTTCAGCCCTTTGGTTTCGCGGGTGGGCTTTACGATCACGACACTTCCCTCGTGCGGTTTGGCGCTCGCGATTATGATGCCGAGACGGGTCGGTGGACGTCCAAGGACCCCCTCCTCTTCGAGGGAGGCGATACGAATCTATATGCGTACGCCGCAGGGGACCCGAACAATTTCGCAGACCCGACAGGGCATGTTGCCATTGCCGTCATTGCTCCGATGCTGGCACCTGCGATGGAGTATCTGCTCTATGTGATTGGTGCGGGGATCCTGGTGTCCAGTCCTACTACACCGATCGAGGACGTGTGCGCATGGGTGAAGCCATATGTCGATCCTTCATGGAGGGACAAGTGTGCGAAGATCAAGGACATCTGCATCGATGATTGCTGTGAGGCAATGTCGCCGTATCAGTGTGACGGTAGCCCGTATCATCGATGCATGAAGGAGTGTCTCGATCAGTATGGTTGCTGGGGGATTCAATATTGA